ATTTGACAAACACCAAATCATGCAACCTCTTGTGCTCAAGCCTAATTCTTTTTTTGGAATGAATCtacaacataacaaataaatgttgatttcaatctcaaatatactccaaataaaacttgatcatcaaaattaaataaaattaaaaagtatagttAGAGTTTTGTCACAATTACTTGCTCAAACACACTCCAATTTCTTTCACATCCTGAAGCACTGCAAGtcaaactcaaaattttaatagctaGCTTTTGCAAATTTGGAGTTTGTGACCCAAACATTCGCCACCAATATGCTGCAATACCAATTACCAACCAAGAGCATAACTTAGAATTCTGAATTATAACatcaatacataaaaaaaaatagtgtagtATTTGTATTTGTCATATGGTAAAAGTTTCTTATTAGgagaatgggttttcctttgagcCATTGCAAAGTCAAAACCAAAGTGTTCGGCACCAATCTTGTAAAGATGCAACTCGGTTAGAATTTTTTGTTTCACATCAAATTGTGGAATCAAATTCTTAATGCAATCTAAAAAAACATTGGTGacctcaaaatcaaactccaaatCAGTGTTGtcataaaagaaatatggattTAAGAAGTGGAAAGTTGCATGCAATGGCCTATGAAGTTGACAATTCCATCTTTTATCAATGATTGCAAACACATCTTTGTACTTGCTTTCATTGTTGGTGAAAGACTTaataattgtttcttttgccTTGTCCATTGCTTTATAAATATAGCCCAAGGCTGGTTTCCTTTCACCATCCACAAGACGAAGCACTTTCACAAGTGGAGCCATGACTTTAAGAGTGTAAACCACACTATTCCAAAAAGAAGGCATGAGCACTACCTTTGCAGCTTCTTTTCCCTTAGGCTCCTTAGATAActtgttcaaggtccattcATCAGAAGTAAACATCTTTCTAATATTGTCTTTCTCTTTGTGGAGCCTTTCCAAGGTTAGATAAGAAGTGGCAAATCTAGTAATAGCATGTCTCACCAATTCCCTCTTGTTTGTAAAATTTCTCAACAAACTTAAGGCACTAGAATGGGCATAGATAAACCCAACTAGATTAATTGCCCTTCTAATTGTCTTCCTTATCAAGAGAAGCTTCCCAATATCTTCAAGCATCAAATCAATACAATGAGCTGCACAAGGAGTCCAATAAATATGTTTCCTTTTCTCCTCCAACAACTTACCCATCTAA
Above is a window of Glycine soja cultivar W05 chromosome 12, ASM419377v2, whole genome shotgun sequence DNA encoding:
- the LOC114378744 gene encoding uncharacterized protein LOC114378744 yields the protein MGKLLEEKRKHIYWTPCAAHCIDLMLEDIGKLLLIRKTIRRAINLVGFIYAHSSALSLLRNFTNKRELVRHAITRFATSYLTLERLHKEKDNIRKMFTSDEWTLNKLSKEPKGKEAAKVVLMPSFWNSVVYTLKVMAPLVKVLRLVDGERKPALGYIYKAMDKAKETIIKSFTNNESKYKDVFAIIDKRWNCQLHRPLHATFHFLNPYFFYDNTDLEFDFEVTNVFLDCIKNLIPQFDVKQKILTELHLYKIGAEHFAYWWRMFGSQTPNLQKLAIKILSLTCSASGCERNWSVFEQIHSKKRIRLEHKRLHDLVFVKYNQQLKQRYNARDEIDPISLNDIDVYNEWLASGVRECRMYTRWKKQKTTSVAAAQTSKKRAMVVESSSRKQKAVQENDEDLDFKENIELESEEEEIMINFEASDGEEGEGDAPLPYDNNKDDYIGIGEDD